The DNA window TCATCAATTGCCGCAAGCACTTTATTATTATAATCTTCCACAGTTTCTTTTCCACAACATATGCCGTCGCATTCCTTTAAATGATAATTGAAGCATTCATTTTGGCTGGTTTGAATTGAGCAAAACTTAGGACATATTTAGCTATTTCATAGAACTTAGGTGCATTGGCTACTGTTTCGTCAGTTATGCCTGTAATTCGAGTTATCTGGTATGGAATGGAGCATTCCGGGTTAACGAGAGAATGGTATTCGTCAATTATTATTTTGCCATAAAAGATGTAAATAGCAATTTCTGTAATCTTATTTCCTTTAGGACCAAACCCAGAAGTTTCTACATCTACAATTGAATACATGTTATAAAATTATCACAATTAATAGTTGCATTGGAGTCTTTCGGAAATATCCGGGTGAAAAAAATAAAATTTACATAAAACCTTACATCATATAATCGTAGCTGATTTAAAGTTTCTTGTAGATAATAATGTGAACTTGAAATGCTTCCTAGTATTAATGCTTGTAATACCGAACGCTCTGAGTGGTTACAGAAGAAAGCCTTTTACGGGTTAGAAGCATGATTCGTGGTTGTATTAGCTCGAATCTTTCATGATGAATCATTTATAATAAAACATATTCAACTTCTAAGAGTATATTCTTTCATGGAATATCGGAATGTTGGATTTGTAATTGCAGATGATCAATCGATCGTAAAATATGCTATAAAATCCATCCTTAGTAAGGATCCTGAATTTAAATTATTAGGTGAAGCTGAAAATTTCGAGGATGTCTATGATTTAGTGGTGAATAAAAAGCCAGATATTCTAATAACTGAAATCTATTTAAAAGGCGATACCGCTATTCAATATATTCAACGGCTTAAACGAATGAGTCCGCTATTGAAAATAATTGTTCTCTCTGATAAAAAGATTAAAAAAGATGTAAGCGATCTTTATGATGCTGGAATTTCAAGTTATTTACTTAAAATATGTCAGGTAACAGAGGTCTCCAAGGCTATTAAGAAGGTTATTAAGGGAGAAAGGTATTTCCTGAAAGAGGTTTGGCGTACCATTCAGAATTCGGAAACGTCGAAAAATGAAGATTCTAACCAAGGTTCAAAAAAGGTAGTTTCTGAAAGAGAATTGCAAATCCTTAAATTAATCGCCAAAGGACAAACAAGTAGCCAGATAGGAGTAGAGCTAAAAATCAGTGCTCGTACAGTAGATGCACACCGATCAAATATGATGGCGAAACTTGGAGTTAAAAATGCAGCTGAGCTTCTAGGCTTGGCTTATAGAAATCAGATACTGACACCTCGAAGTCAATAAAATAGTATTTTAATAATTCACACTCCATTAATAAATACCTCATTTAAATATATTATTTTATGGCACCTAAATTGATTATTCGGCTCTAATAGAACAGTTTAAACCTGTATTATTTATATTTGATGGCTGTTAATGATTTACAGTTAAGAAGAGAATACAATACGTTAGTTTTAACATGCTACATAAGATATTTATTACATGCCTTTTTACCGTATTAATTAGTACGATAACGGTTTCTGGGCAACGCTTATCTAAAGCCATGGGCGACACTTTGATGATGGCCAATAAGCACTTCAAAAAACAAGAGTTTAATAAAGCTTTACCGCTATTCTTAAAAGTTTTGCAAGAGGATAGCTTGAATGCTAAAACAAATTTAAATATTGGTATCTGTAAGATAAACTCCAAAAAGAACAGAAAAGGATGTTCTGCGTTTCTTCTTAAAGCTGCCGAACTAGGAGATCTCGAAGCTATATTGTATCTGGGTAAGGCATATCATTATGAGATGAAGTTTCATGAAGCCATTGAAGCTTATAGGGAGTATTTGAGTATACCGGCAATTAGCACGAATAATTTAAAAGACTTTACAGATCAAGAAGTAGAGCGATTAATTGATCAATCAAACTATGCAGATGAATTGGTGAGTGATCCTCTTAATGCCCAAATTAGTAACCTAGGCTGGGCTAATACACGCTATTCCGATTATGCACCAGTTATATCTGCCGATGAATCGATATTGATATTTACATCTAGAAGACCAGGAAGTACTGGAGGTTTAGTGGATGCTGAGAATAAATATTTTGAAGACATATACATTACTTATAATACAGATGGTATTTGGAGTCCACCAGAGAATATGGGGACAAC is part of the Flavobacteriales bacterium genome and encodes:
- a CDS encoding 3'-5' exonuclease, with product MYSIVDVETSGFGPKGNKITEIAIYIFYGKIIIDEYHSLVNPECSIPYQITRITGITDETVANAPKFYEIAKYVLSFAQFKPAKMNASIII
- a CDS encoding response regulator transcription factor, encoding MEYRNVGFVIADDQSIVKYAIKSILSKDPEFKLLGEAENFEDVYDLVVNKKPDILITEIYLKGDTAIQYIQRLKRMSPLLKIIVLSDKKIKKDVSDLYDAGISSYLLKICQVTEVSKAIKKVIKGERYFLKEVWRTIQNSETSKNEDSNQGSKKVVSERELQILKLIAKGQTSSQIGVELKISARTVDAHRSNMMAKLGVKNAAELLGLAYRNQILTPRSQ
- a CDS encoding PD40 domain-containing protein; translation: MLHKIFITCLFTVLISTITVSGQRLSKAMGDTLMMANKHFKKQEFNKALPLFLKVLQEDSLNAKTNLNIGICKINSKKNRKGCSAFLLKAAELGDLEAILYLGKAYHYEMKFHEAIEAYREYLSIPAISTNNLKDFTDQEVERLIDQSNYADELVSDPLNAQISNLGWANTRYSDYAPVISADESILIFTSRRPGSTGGLVDAENKYFEDIYITYNTDGIWSPPENMGTTINTEHHDAGIGLAPDGQTLFIYRSNPYGGGDIYSSRLKGYDWEIPTIFDNDINSLGVESSASLTTEVDIVYFSSDRHGGYGG